The proteins below come from a single Vidua chalybeata isolate OUT-0048 chromosome 1, bVidCha1 merged haplotype, whole genome shotgun sequence genomic window:
- the BET1 gene encoding BET1 homolog gives MRRAGLGDGAAAGSYGYTNSGYSVYEEENDRLTESLRTKVSAIKSLSIEIGTEVKNQNKMLSEMENDFDSTGGLLGATMGRLRTLSRGSQTKLLCYMMLFSLFVFFVIYWIIKLR, from the exons ATGAGGCGCGCGGGGCTGG gtgatggagcagctgcagggagctaTGGCTATACCAACAGTGGCTACAGCGTTTATGAAGAAGAGAACGACAGGTTAACAGAAAGTCTGCGTACAAAAGTCAGCGCCATTAAATCG ctttCCATTGAAATTGGAACAGAAGttaaaaaccagaataaaatgTTATCAGAAATG gaGAATGATTTTGACTCTACGGGTGGACTGCTAGGTGCAACTATGGGCAGACTGAGAACACTCTCCAGAGGAAGCCAGACAAAGCTATTGTGCTACATGATGctcttttcattatttgttttttttgtaatatacTGGATTATTAAACTGAGGTGA